A window of the Zeugodacus cucurbitae isolate PBARC_wt_2022May chromosome 2, idZeuCucr1.2, whole genome shotgun sequence genome harbors these coding sequences:
- the LOC105218262 gene encoding O-phosphoseryl-tRNA(Sec) selenium transferase, with amino-acid sequence MDFQKINISEKVVPKNYLKLAQDAQKSRETEKRELLEKRKLPINGWSDTLIEELVQQLSLLDSNNFPKKAGVGEREARIACSLVARRHYNFGHGIGRSGDLLEAQPKAAGSTLMANLTNSVLLDLIHEMGVRSCRSCFLAPLATGMSLLLCLLTLRQQKPAAKYVLWSRIDQKSCFKSIITAGLTPIIVEPQLNDNGSLTTNLQGLAQKIEELNEENILCFCTTTSCFAPRNSDDIIGVAKLAAQHALPHLVNNAYGLQSTYLTHQLEQAQRVGRVDLFVQSTDKNLMVPVGGAIIAGFDEQLVRNVAKAYPGRASSAQTLDVFMTLLSLGRNGYLNLVKERKENFEYLRMRMQEFAENHGEILLEAKANPISLAMSLSQLQDTDMELTKFGSMLYTRGISGARVVAVGDHRKVEGHHFECWGSHSAATQIPYLTMAAGLGITKSEIDNSFQKLQACWDTFSSEKSKNYNK; translated from the exons atggatttccaaaaaataaacatCAGTGAAAAGGTAGTGCCTAAAAATTATCTGAAACTAGCACAAGATGCACAGAAAAGTAGAGAAACAGAAAAGCGCGAGCTGTTGGAAAAG CGTAAACTACCAATTAATGGTTGGAGTGATACACTTATCGAAGAACTGGTGCAGCAGCTGTCACTGCTCGACAGCAACAACTTTCCCAAAAAAGCAGGAGTTGGTGAACGCGAAGCACGCATAGCTTGTT cGCTTGTTGCACGACGTCATTATAATTTCGGTCATGGCATTGGCCGTTCGGGTGATTTGTTGGAGGCACAACCGAAAGCGGCTGGTTCCACACTTATGGCTAATCTAACAAATTCAGTATTGCTAGATCTAATCCACGAGATGGGTGTGCGCAGTTGTCGCAGCTGTTTTTTAGCCCCTCTTGCGACAGGCATGTCCCTGCTCTTATGTCTACTTACTTTGCGGCAACAGAAGCCGGCAGCTAAATATGTTTTATGGTCACGTATCGATCAGAAATCCTGCTTCAAAAGTATAATTACAGCTGGACTCACACCAATAATTGTCGAACCCCAACTAAATGATAACGGTAGTTTAACTACAAATTTGCAAGGGCTAGCGCAAAAAATAGAAGAActtaatgaagaaaatatactttgtttttgtacaacaacTAGCTGTTTTGCACCACGAAATTCAGATGATATCATTGGTGTGGCGAAATTGGCGGCACAACACGCGTTGCCTCATCTCGTCAATAATGCTTATGGCTTACAAAGTACCTATCTCACACATCAACTCGAACAAGCACAGCGTGTGGGACGCGTTGACTTATTTGTGCAGAGTACAGATAAAAATCTCATGGTACCCGTTGGTGGCGCCATCATAGCGGGCTTCGATGAACAATTAGTGCGCAATGTTGCTAAAGCATATCCCGGACGCGCTTCATCGGCACAAACGCTTGACGTCTTCATGACGCTTTTGTCGCTGGGTCGCAATGGTTATTTGAATTTAGTCAAAGAGCGcaaagaaaattttgaatatttgcgCATGCGTATGCAAGAATTCGCCGAAAATCATGGAGAAATATTGTTGGAAGCAAAAGCCAATCCAATATCGCTGGCTATGAGTTTAAGTCAGTTGCAAGACACTGACATGGAACTAACTAAGTTCGGTTCAATGTTGTACACACGCGGTATTTCGGGTGCACGTGTTGTGGCTGTCGGTGATCACCGGAAGGTTGAAGGGCATCACTTTGAAT GTTGGGGCTCACATTCTGCAGCGACGCAAATACCTTACTTAACAATGGCTGCCGGTTTGGGTATTACAAAATCAGAAATCGAtaatagttttcaaaaattgCAAGCATGTTGGGACACATTTTCGAGTGAAAAgtcaaaaaactataataaataa